A portion of the Stigmatella aurantiaca DW4/3-1 genome contains these proteins:
- a CDS encoding aconitase family protein has translation MALPPKPMTLTQKILAHHARGLSRPWVQAGDILQLRVDWTLASELAWNGMERTYQRLGRPGVHNPERFFLAVDHTVDEVTLRTDAKAQHLTQQARAFAQEARLRHFQDANVTILHTKFYRELVQPGQVVLGADSHTSSHGGLGAFAIGLGGADVTAALVLGQSWLEVPEAIAVEYQGEPPFGIGGKDIILKTLGTLGRNTVALERSVEYRGPAVRGFSTDMRFTIANMTAEFGGLNGIFEADEAAARWLSRRSSDKDEALYFQADPDAPYVARHPIDLRRMGPLLARPFSPDNVMEVSEAAGMALDGCFIGACTTSEEELVLAALVLEQALQGRAPLPPSPQKLVVPGDLSIAAHLRQAGLWTLYERAGFRIGAPGCSMCLGVASEKARPGEVWLSSQNRNYENRMGPGSLAWLASAATVAASSLPMAVTDPRPFLARVDQDRFLRILGRPSRTHALTLRAFEPKVAVDASAKAPAPLPFQAGTRLRGRVQRFGDHVDTDAIIPGEFCHLMDMEEIGRHAFHHVRPEFYARAQAGQTLVVAGEGWGSGSSREHAVWALQGAGIQAVIARSYGFIHKRNLVNEGLPYLVVSAPAFHALVAEDDALEVDLAAGTVRHLASGQTFEAERPSAIVQALHHEGGLTAAIQRHGPQVFEVLSAK, from the coding sequence ATGGCCCTCCCTCCCAAGCCGATGACCCTCACCCAGAAGATCCTCGCGCACCATGCGCGGGGACTGTCACGGCCCTGGGTGCAGGCGGGCGACATCCTCCAACTCCGCGTCGACTGGACGCTGGCCAGCGAGCTGGCCTGGAACGGCATGGAGCGGACCTACCAGCGGCTGGGACGCCCCGGGGTGCACAACCCGGAGCGCTTCTTCCTGGCGGTGGACCACACGGTGGATGAGGTGACGCTGCGCACGGATGCCAAGGCCCAGCACCTCACCCAGCAGGCCCGCGCGTTCGCCCAGGAGGCACGGCTGCGGCACTTCCAGGACGCCAACGTCACCATCCTGCACACGAAGTTCTACCGGGAGCTGGTTCAGCCAGGCCAGGTGGTGCTCGGCGCGGATTCCCACACCTCCTCGCACGGCGGCCTGGGCGCATTCGCCATCGGCCTGGGCGGCGCGGACGTCACCGCGGCCCTGGTGCTGGGCCAATCGTGGCTCGAAGTCCCCGAAGCCATCGCCGTCGAATACCAGGGCGAGCCGCCCTTCGGCATCGGGGGCAAGGACATCATCCTCAAGACGCTGGGGACGCTGGGCCGCAACACCGTGGCCCTGGAGCGCAGCGTGGAGTACCGCGGCCCCGCGGTGCGCGGGTTCTCCACGGACATGCGTTTCACCATCGCCAACATGACGGCGGAGTTCGGAGGGCTCAACGGCATCTTCGAGGCGGACGAGGCCGCCGCCCGCTGGCTCTCCCGCCGGAGCAGCGACAAGGACGAGGCGCTCTACTTCCAGGCGGACCCCGATGCGCCCTACGTGGCGCGCCATCCGATTGACCTCCGCCGGATGGGGCCGCTGCTGGCCCGGCCCTTCTCTCCGGACAACGTGATGGAGGTCTCCGAGGCGGCGGGCATGGCGCTGGACGGGTGCTTCATCGGCGCCTGCACCACCTCGGAGGAAGAACTGGTCCTGGCCGCGCTCGTCCTCGAACAGGCCCTCCAGGGCCGCGCCCCCCTGCCCCCCTCCCCCCAGAAGCTGGTGGTGCCCGGAGACCTCTCCATCGCCGCCCACCTGCGCCAGGCAGGGTTGTGGACGCTCTATGAGCGGGCGGGCTTCCGCATCGGCGCGCCCGGCTGCTCCATGTGCCTGGGCGTTGCCTCCGAGAAAGCGCGGCCCGGCGAGGTGTGGCTGTCCTCACAGAACCGCAACTACGAGAACCGGATGGGGCCCGGCTCGCTGGCCTGGCTGGCCTCGGCGGCCACGGTGGCGGCCTCCTCCCTGCCGATGGCGGTCACCGATCCCCGCCCCTTTCTGGCGCGCGTCGATCAAGACAGGTTCCTCCGCATCCTGGGACGCCCGAGCCGCACCCATGCCCTGACACTGCGCGCCTTCGAGCCCAAGGTGGCCGTAGACGCCTCCGCCAAGGCCCCAGCGCCCTTGCCCTTCCAGGCGGGGACCCGGCTGCGGGGCCGGGTGCAACGCTTTGGCGATCACGTGGACACCGACGCCATCATCCCCGGCGAGTTCTGCCACCTCATGGACATGGAAGAGATTGGCCGCCATGCCTTCCACCATGTCCGGCCCGAGTTCTACGCGCGGGCCCAGGCCGGGCAGACCCTGGTGGTGGCCGGAGAGGGCTGGGGCTCGGGCAGCTCGCGCGAGCACGCGGTGTGGGCGCTCCAGGGCGCGGGAATTCAAGCCGTCATCGCGCGCAGCTATGGCTTCATCCACAAGCGCAACCTCGTCAACGAGGGGCTCCCGTACCTCGTGGTGAGCGCGCCCGCGTTCCACGCGCTCGTGGCGGAAGACGACGCGCTGGAGGTGGATCTCGCGGCCGGCACCGTGCGCCACCTGGCCTCGGGGCAAACCTTCGAGGCGGAGCGGCCCAGCGCCATCGTGCAAGCGCTCCACCACGAGGGCGGCCTCACCGCGGCCATCCAGCGGCACGGTCCCCAGGTCTTCGAAGTCCTGAGCGCGAAGTGA
- a CDS encoding LeuA family protein, whose protein sequence is MSGVTPFPSPRTPDSRDEGPSPAPPESLIYDWNQAETIPRPPQPFELIDETLRDGIQSPSATNPCLEDKLELIELIQAIGVDAVNLGMPCSSPRALADVVAMSRHIQARRLTITPAVAARTVLGDVEKVIDAVQQGGMPLRLYVFIGASSLRQWAEGWSLDFLANASASTIGFAVREGLDVAFVTEDTSRASPEILDRLFRTALGQGARHLVLCDTVGHATPAGARALVRWTRQLIASTGTPGKVEWHGHNDRGLSLENALAALSAGADRIQACGLGVGERVGNTAMDVLLLNLKLLGWYAHDLSRLADYTRKVSEALRIPIPFNHPLSGEDAFRTGTGVHASALIKALGRGGDRLADHLYSSVPAREFGREQRIEVGFMSGLSNVRFWLESRGLPSDETLCQEVLCWAKERDRLPREEEILQQVEAHRRRRQPPG, encoded by the coding sequence ATGAGCGGAGTCACTCCCTTTCCAAGCCCGAGGACACCGGACAGCCGGGACGAGGGCCCCTCTCCCGCGCCGCCAGAGTCCCTCATCTATGACTGGAACCAGGCGGAGACGATCCCCCGCCCCCCGCAACCCTTCGAGCTGATCGACGAGACGCTGCGCGATGGCATCCAATCCCCCTCCGCGACGAACCCCTGCCTCGAGGACAAGCTGGAGTTGATCGAGCTGATACAGGCCATCGGGGTGGACGCGGTGAACCTCGGCATGCCCTGCTCCAGCCCCCGCGCCCTGGCGGATGTGGTGGCGATGAGCCGCCACATCCAGGCGCGGCGCCTGACCATCACCCCCGCCGTGGCGGCGCGAACGGTGCTCGGCGATGTCGAGAAGGTCATCGACGCGGTCCAGCAGGGCGGCATGCCGCTGAGGCTCTATGTCTTCATCGGCGCTTCATCGCTCCGGCAATGGGCCGAGGGGTGGAGCCTGGACTTCCTGGCCAACGCCTCCGCCAGCACCATCGGCTTCGCCGTGCGCGAGGGGCTCGACGTCGCCTTCGTCACGGAGGACACGAGCCGCGCCTCCCCCGAGATCCTCGACCGGCTCTTCCGCACGGCCCTGGGCCAGGGCGCACGCCACCTCGTGCTCTGCGACACCGTGGGGCACGCCACCCCCGCGGGCGCCCGGGCCCTGGTGCGGTGGACCCGCCAGCTCATCGCCAGCACGGGCACACCGGGCAAGGTGGAGTGGCACGGCCACAACGACCGGGGGCTGAGCCTGGAAAACGCCCTGGCCGCCCTGAGCGCGGGGGCCGACCGCATTCAAGCCTGCGGCCTTGGCGTGGGCGAGCGCGTGGGCAACACCGCCATGGATGTGCTGCTGCTCAACCTCAAGCTGCTGGGCTGGTACGCGCACGATCTGTCCCGGCTGGCCGACTACACGCGCAAGGTCTCCGAGGCCCTGCGCATCCCCATCCCCTTCAACCATCCCCTCTCCGGCGAGGATGCCTTCCGCACCGGCACGGGCGTCCATGCCTCCGCCCTCATCAAGGCCCTGGGGCGGGGCGGCGACCGGCTCGCGGACCACCTCTATTCCAGCGTCCCCGCCCGGGAGTTCGGCCGTGAGCAGCGAATCGAAGTGGGCTTCATGAGCGGGCTGAGCAACGTGCGCTTCTGGCTCGAATCCCGGGGGCTGCCCTCGGACGAAACGCTCTGCCAGGAAGTGCTCTGCTGGGCCAAGGAGCGCGACCGCCTGCCCCGGGAAGAGGAGATCCTCCAGCAGGTAGAGGCCCACCGCCGCCGGAGGCAGCCCCCCGGGTAG
- a CDS encoding isocitrate/isopropylmalate dehydrogenase family protein — MTRIAVIPGDGVGAEVMGPTLRLLQTMNVSVGLGLVFDSFDFGAERYLKTGVALPAGQLETFREDYDAILLGAVGDARIPDGAHARELLLGLRFGLDLYINFRPCRLYAESLCPLKGKHAEQIDFVVFRENTEGQYNGIGGFLKSQTGDEVAISTEVNTRKGVERLVRAAFAWARRKGKRRVALGDKSNAIPAHQLWRRVFQEVAAEYPELEARHLYVDNLALQLVQRPESFEVIVTTNLFGDILTDLGAALVGGLGLGASANLNPDSTPLFEPVHGSAPDLVGQGRVNPMAMFLTAGLMLEELGHGAQAARLERAVARAILQGQVTPDLGGSLSTTEVTEAVLGHLEAPG; from the coding sequence ATGACACGCATCGCGGTGATTCCGGGAGATGGCGTGGGCGCCGAGGTGATGGGGCCGACGCTGCGCCTGCTTCAGACCATGAATGTCTCGGTGGGGCTGGGGCTGGTGTTCGATTCATTCGATTTCGGGGCTGAGCGTTACCTGAAAACGGGCGTGGCGTTGCCAGCCGGTCAGCTTGAAACATTTCGCGAGGATTATGACGCCATTCTGTTGGGTGCGGTCGGGGATGCACGCATCCCCGATGGGGCCCATGCGCGGGAACTGCTGCTGGGCCTGCGCTTCGGGTTGGATCTCTACATCAACTTCCGCCCCTGCCGCCTCTACGCGGAGTCACTTTGTCCCCTGAAGGGGAAGCACGCGGAGCAGATTGATTTCGTGGTGTTCCGGGAAAATACGGAAGGTCAATACAACGGCATCGGGGGGTTCCTGAAGTCACAAACCGGAGACGAAGTGGCCATCTCCACCGAGGTGAATACGCGCAAGGGGGTGGAGCGCTTGGTTCGCGCGGCCTTCGCGTGGGCCCGCCGCAAGGGGAAGCGGCGCGTGGCTTTGGGGGACAAGTCCAATGCCATCCCCGCCCACCAGCTCTGGCGGCGCGTCTTCCAGGAGGTGGCCGCGGAGTACCCGGAGCTCGAAGCCCGCCACCTCTATGTGGACAACCTGGCGCTCCAACTCGTGCAGCGGCCGGAGTCCTTCGAGGTCATCGTCACCACCAACCTCTTCGGGGACATCCTCACGGATCTGGGGGCCGCCCTGGTGGGCGGGTTGGGGCTTGGCGCCTCGGCCAACCTCAACCCAGACTCCACGCCGCTTTTCGAGCCGGTGCACGGCTCCGCGCCGGATCTCGTGGGCCAGGGGCGGGTGAACCCCATGGCCATGTTCCTGACGGCTGGGCTGATGCTGGAGGAGTTGGGCCACGGGGCGCAGGCGGCCCGGTTGGAACGGGCCGTCGCGCGGGCGATCCTCCAGGGGCAGGTGACGCCGGATCTCGGCGGCTCGCTCTCCACCACCGAGGTGACGGAGGCGGTGCTCGGGCACCTGGAGGCCCCCGGGTAA
- a CDS encoding methyltransferase: MGDRIPRPRVALLQLLNGAWITQALHAAAKLRLADFLATGPLTVEALAQQAGTDAQSTGRLLRVLAMFGVFSEVAPDQFALTPMSEHLRSDRPDSLYHWAVMQGEAWHWQAWSTLAENVRTGRTAFELTHQVPLFEFLDQQPEAATLFNSAMAEMSSLAVKAIVQSYDFSAFRRVVDVGGGEGILLQHLLEAHGSARGVLFDRPAALDKARHRLKGTPLEGRIEYQSGNFFETVPPGGDAYVLKHILHDWNDVQAGKVLRACRAQLSRQGRLLVIEYVLPPGDTFSPGKLLDLEMLVVCGGQERTLEHWKSLLTDNGLTLDRVVATPSGVSIIEARPA; the protein is encoded by the coding sequence ATGGGAGACCGTATCCCCCGTCCGCGCGTGGCGCTTTTGCAATTGCTGAACGGCGCCTGGATCACCCAAGCGCTCCACGCTGCCGCCAAACTGCGGCTGGCGGACTTCCTGGCCACGGGGCCGCTGACGGTGGAGGCGTTGGCCCAGCAAGCCGGGACCGACGCTCAAAGCACGGGGCGGCTGCTGCGCGTCCTGGCGATGTTTGGCGTCTTCAGCGAGGTGGCGCCGGACCAGTTCGCGCTCACCCCCATGTCCGAGCACCTGCGCTCGGATCGCCCCGACAGCCTGTACCACTGGGCGGTCATGCAGGGGGAGGCCTGGCACTGGCAAGCGTGGAGCACCCTGGCCGAGAACGTCCGCACGGGCCGCACCGCCTTCGAACTCACGCACCAGGTCCCGCTCTTCGAGTTCCTCGACCAGCAGCCCGAGGCCGCCACCCTCTTCAACTCGGCCATGGCGGAGATGTCCTCCCTGGCGGTGAAGGCCATCGTGCAAAGCTATGACTTCTCGGCCTTCCGGCGCGTGGTGGACGTCGGAGGCGGAGAAGGCATCCTGCTGCAACACCTGCTGGAGGCCCATGGCTCGGCGCGCGGGGTGCTCTTCGATCGTCCGGCGGCGCTGGACAAGGCCCGCCACCGGCTGAAGGGCACGCCGCTGGAGGGCCGCATCGAGTACCAGAGTGGCAACTTCTTCGAGACGGTTCCCCCCGGCGGGGACGCCTACGTCCTGAAACACATCCTGCACGACTGGAACGATGTCCAGGCAGGCAAGGTGCTCCGGGCGTGCCGGGCCCAGCTTTCACGCCAGGGCCGGCTGCTCGTCATCGAGTACGTGCTCCCCCCGGGAGACACCTTTTCCCCTGGCAAGCTGCTGGACCTTGAGATGTTGGTGGTGTGTGGGGGACAAGAACGGACCCTGGAGCACTGGAAGTCCCTCCTGACAGACAACGGTTTGACGCTCGATCGGGTGGTGGCCACCCCTTCGGGCGTCTCCATCATCGAGGCGCGCCCGGCATGA
- a CDS encoding VOC family protein: protein MSPTPPSPMEKLEFFSAIVLVSKDTRRLAAFYRDTLGLPLEEEIHPDSDVHYACEVGDIHFAIFPEPKKHLDRGARVGHGQVKFAFTVFDLDGLVQALRERGVEVTYPPMQAEDFIRMTAIRDPDGNYIELTQMDERWFKHLASRKRQGIDVVQRWRERTGAPPPPAEPVSEDGPKWFDKPRPA, encoded by the coding sequence ATGAGCCCTACCCCCCCGTCCCCCATGGAGAAGCTGGAGTTCTTTTCGGCCATCGTGCTCGTCTCGAAGGACACACGCCGGCTGGCCGCGTTCTACCGCGACACGCTGGGCCTGCCCTTGGAGGAGGAGATCCACCCAGACTCCGACGTCCACTACGCCTGCGAGGTGGGCGACATCCACTTCGCCATCTTCCCCGAGCCCAAGAAGCACCTGGATCGCGGCGCCCGGGTGGGCCATGGGCAGGTGAAGTTCGCCTTCACCGTGTTCGATCTGGATGGGCTGGTCCAAGCACTGCGCGAGCGCGGCGTCGAGGTGACGTACCCGCCGATGCAGGCCGAGGACTTCATCCGCATGACGGCGATCCGGGATCCGGATGGCAACTACATCGAGCTGACCCAGATGGATGAGCGGTGGTTCAAGCACCTGGCCAGCCGCAAGCGCCAGGGCATCGATGTGGTGCAGCGCTGGCGCGAGCGCACCGGAGCCCCCCCTCCACCGGCCGAGCCGGTGTCCGAGGACGGGCCGAAGTGGTTCGACAAGCCTCGGCCCGCCTGA
- a CDS encoding c-type cytochrome, with protein sequence MVKKILIGLGGLVVLLVAVVVVLFLVASSKLSATVEAPLPPIAAATDAQSIARGKHIFESVCYDCHVQDGSGRAAGGVMPDLPKVFGAVITANLTSHPTAGIKGVSDGLLARAVRFGVRRDGHRMVIMPLFGMSDEDLSAVLGFLRTNDELFAPDERVQTPPQLSPVGKLALGMGLAPMPTWPASGIKAPPKGPTVEWGAYLAQDVYVCAECHTPGVDGAKARGPDAFKGGFKFVDTPEGGIYSTNITFGQAGLAQYTVPEFSRALQHGINREGIPLRLPMIRVRNLDDVDVQALYTFLQSVPKAEDVVPPDAAPRVKANLQSGPEKLFSDLGCALCHGADAKYRDRLKPAVGKPAVEVARWIRNPEATSPGTQMPTYHDLLTDEQALEMANWVQAYAAKIP encoded by the coding sequence ATGGTGAAAAAGATCCTGATCGGGCTGGGTGGTTTGGTGGTGTTGTTGGTCGCGGTGGTCGTGGTCCTGTTCCTGGTGGCCAGTTCCAAGCTCTCGGCGACGGTCGAGGCGCCTCTTCCGCCGATCGCCGCGGCCACGGACGCGCAAAGCATCGCGCGCGGCAAGCACATCTTCGAGAGCGTCTGCTACGACTGCCACGTGCAGGATGGCAGCGGCCGCGCCGCGGGCGGCGTCATGCCGGACTTGCCCAAGGTGTTCGGTGCCGTCATCACCGCCAACCTCACCTCGCACCCGACGGCGGGCATCAAGGGCGTGTCGGATGGCCTCCTGGCCCGGGCGGTCCGCTTCGGCGTCCGGCGCGATGGGCACCGCATGGTCATCATGCCGCTGTTCGGCATGTCCGACGAGGATCTCTCGGCGGTCCTCGGCTTCCTGCGCACCAACGACGAGCTCTTCGCCCCGGATGAGCGGGTGCAGACCCCGCCGCAGCTGTCGCCGGTGGGCAAGCTGGCGCTCGGCATGGGGCTGGCGCCGATGCCCACCTGGCCGGCCTCGGGCATCAAGGCACCGCCCAAGGGGCCCACGGTGGAGTGGGGCGCCTACCTGGCGCAGGATGTCTACGTGTGCGCCGAGTGCCACACGCCCGGCGTGGACGGCGCGAAGGCCCGGGGCCCGGACGCCTTCAAGGGTGGCTTCAAGTTCGTGGACACGCCCGAGGGCGGCATCTACTCCACCAACATCACCTTCGGGCAGGCGGGCCTGGCCCAGTACACCGTGCCGGAGTTCTCGCGCGCCCTGCAGCACGGCATCAACCGGGAAGGCATCCCGCTGCGCCTGCCGATGATCCGCGTGCGCAACCTGGACGACGTGGACGTGCAGGCGCTCTACACCTTCCTGCAGTCGGTGCCCAAGGCCGAGGACGTGGTGCCCCCGGATGCCGCGCCGCGCGTGAAGGCGAACCTCCAGTCGGGCCCCGAGAAGCTCTTCAGCGATCTGGGCTGCGCGCTGTGCCATGGCGCGGACGCCAAGTACCGCGACCGGCTCAAGCCGGCGGTCGGCAAGCCGGCCGTCGAAGTGGCCCGGTGGATCCGCAACCCAGAGGCCACCTCACCGGGGACCCAGATGCCCACCTACCACGATCTGCTCACCGACGAGCAGGCGCTGGAAATGGCGAACTGGGTCCAGGCCTACGCCGCCAAGATTCCCTAA